The Deinococcus betulae nucleotide sequence AGAACTTCGCGCTGCCACCCAGATCCACCTTCGACCCAGTCAAATTGAACATGCTCAGGCACGGGGTCAGGCGTGGTCATTGACAGAGGTTCACGATGTGCTGATGACCTTCCTGAATATGAAGAACAGCACGACCTTCAGCCCAAGTGCAGGTCGTGCTGTCGGCTGCAATGGGTTATGACGTGGGTGCGGGGACCATCACGCCAGACATCTGAAAAGCGCCATTCAGCGAGACGTCCGTCAGTTGAAAGATTTGGCCCGTGTGCTGTCCGCTTTGATCTTGATCTGTGGGAGACCAAGTGTAGGCATTGGTCGCGTTGAGAAAGAGACTGGTGATAGGAGGCACAGTGGCTGGAACATCGCCGGCAATCCATACAGGCGTCTGAGCAATGACATCAACGACTGCAGTCACTACACCACCGACCATAAGACCTACGATCAGGCGCTGAATGGTCGCTTCCGCCGCCCCAGTCGCAGCGCCGATTGCAGCGCCCGCAACGGACAAGATAATGCCAGCGACCTCTTCAGCCACCGTGACCCAGTCAGCCACGACAGACCAAGACTTTTGAAATGGGTCTTGGGCCTGAACATAGGTAATGGCTTGCTCACCTTTAGCGTTCTCGATCAGTTTGAGATGATAGTAAGAGGTACTTTCGATATACGCGTCAATGCCTGGTGAAATGGGAACATGCACGAAGGCGTAGACTTCCAGTTGGGTTGCATTAATCTTGACCGTGAACTGTTGCATGATCATGTCGTAATTGATGGCGCCGACTTTAGTAGTTCCTATCTTGAGCGTAGTGTTCGGCGTCAGCGTCAATTGATCATTGTTGTAGATAAAGGTGGATGCGTTGGCCTCAGAAAATTGGAGATGGAGGCTGGGCAGAAGCATTTGGGTCATCAGCATCTCCTGCGACAGGCTGTAGCAGGCTTGTTGACCTGTAGGAATTGAACCGGCATTGACTTGAGGTACGGCATTTGGCGGAATGGGTCGTTGATTGACCATTCCGAGTACAGCGAAAGAGGAAGTATCGAATTGGTCCGTACTGGCATAAGCATAGGCTGAAGCAGAGGGGACCAACCATTGAAAAGCGCTGTCAGATTTTTGAGTGTCTAACGTGACCGTAGCGAAGACATGTTTAAATTGCTGAAGATTATTCTTATCGTTGGCCCACGCCACGAGGAGGTTGCCGATAGCTTTAGCATCATCGGGGTCGATAGCCTCCTCGTCTCCAGAGAGGACACTGGAAATAGTGAGGAGGGGTGTAGTCGGTGTTGCCGTAGCGTCGACCATATAGTGATAGGTGTCACCTTGGTCCGCTTGCGCCTTTGCAGAAGAGGCGAGCGCCTGTAAGGAGAGCTTGACGTAAGCGATTAGATTTTTGTAGTCAACGGTTCCATCAACGTATTGAATGGAACAAAGCGGGATGTGCCAGGCCATCGTCAGAGTCGTTCCACTCTCACCTTTGACAGGATAAAGTGTCCAGGGCTCAAAGCTTCCTGCGCCAGAGTACCCAGCGCTGACCCTTGATGGCGAGATCGTGGCGGCCCACTGCGTCGGATAATTTTCAGGGTAGGCAGATGAACCCTGCCGAATCGACTCATTCATTTGGCTGTAACTTGCGGCAAACACCGTATCCCAGTTATTGGTCTGAAACGGTTCGGGATCGCTAAGGACCAGCTGAGGGTTTTTCGGTCGATGGTGCGTGTTGATGATCTCAATACGGGTGCCGGTTGGCACGGACGTGCGTTCACCAAGGTGATACATAGATCGTCTCCTCCAGTCGCAGTGGCCAAAATCGGCGCACAGAAATGACGTCCCCCAAGGCATAGGGCGACAGCGCAGAGCGGTAAACACGGAAGCTCTGATGAGCTGCACCAAGTGTGCCGAGGTAACCGTAAGCGGTGCGTAAACCCGAATGCTGAGTGCGTAAATTGCACAATCCAAGAGGCTTCTTGAGGGGTCATGCCTTGTGCCGGAGAAGGTCACAGCAACATGGTGACAACCAAATCTATGTCTTCGCCTGCTTCCGCTGAGTCACTCCTCCACAGGCCGTACGATGCACCTATGGATCACATCCGCCCTTTCGTCGCTGCCGATGATGAGGCCTATACCCAACTGCTCCGCACCAGCCCAGACACTGGCCTGGTGCAGTTCGCCCGGGAGTTTCAGTGTCCCCCTTCCGCGGCATTACCAGCCCTGCATCATGATGCACACACCGCTGTCGCCGTGAACGAACAGGCGCAACTCAGCGGCACGGGGACGGTGTCGTTCAGCACGCTTCGGGTGCACGATCAGCTCCTCCCGTCGGCGTATCTTTCAGCCCTCGCCGTCCATCCAGCCCATCGCCACCGGGGCGTCG carries:
- a CDS encoding TULIP family P47-like protein — encoded protein: MYHLGERTSVPTGTRIEIINTHHRPKNPQLVLSDPEPFQTNNWDTVFAASYSQMNESIRQGSSAYPENYPTQWAATISPSRVSAGYSGAGSFEPWTLYPVKGESGTTLTMAWHIPLCSIQYVDGTVDYKNLIAYVKLSLQALASSAKAQADQGDTYHYMVDATATPTTPLLTISSVLSGDEEAIDPDDAKAIGNLLVAWANDKNNLQQFKHVFATVTLDTQKSDSAFQWLVPSASAYAYASTDQFDTSSFAVLGMVNQRPIPPNAVPQVNAGSIPTGQQACYSLSQEMLMTQMLLPSLHLQFSEANASTFIYNNDQLTLTPNTTLKIGTTKVGAINYDMIMQQFTVKINATQLEVYAFVHVPISPGIDAYIESTSYYHLKLIENAKGEQAITYVQAQDPFQKSWSVVADWVTVAEEVAGIILSVAGAAIGAATGAAEATIQRLIVGLMVGGVVTAVVDVIAQTPVWIAGDVPATVPPITSLFLNATNAYTWSPTDQDQSGQHTGQIFQLTDVSLNGAFQMSGVMVPAPTS